Proteins from one Podospora pseudocomata strain CBS 415.72m chromosome 4, whole genome shotgun sequence genomic window:
- a CDS encoding hypothetical protein (EggNog:ENOG503PF8M), whose product MEDDEDCGIKDIQFGFRHFRAPAKRIYGNRNVFLLDVPPNPIASWLSLWMPQLVRSWLQRLLPEWFLPTTVILKERNPTKADSYENEIDTYLHLRSLQGTYIPRLFGEVTVSDPHAQRYQISKRPTPAILLENVEGVSLYNLPTEELGNPRLLEELKDMYNLLTEKGVVHGDPKLHNFLRVDKKIVAIDFELSHPLPSDITNEHELEDLKSEIKEREEQAQEAKLERLVRGPVIVNGLRVRRRTDLPRSGITTYNE is encoded by the exons AtggaagacgatgaagacTGCGGGATTAAG GACATACAGTTTGGCTTCCGACATTTTCGAGCACCTGCAAAACGAATCTACGGGAATCGGAATGTCTTTCTCTTGGATGTCCCGCCGAATCCAATTGCTAGCTGGCTATCATTATGGATGCCGCAGCTCGTCCGCTCCTGGCTACAGCGATTGCTGCCAGAGTGGTTCCTGCCGACAACTGTCATTCTAAAGGAGCGAAACCCTACCAAGGCTGATAGCTACGAAAACGAAATCGATACATACCTGCATCTTCGATCCCTCCAGGGTACCTACATCCCGCGTTTGTTTGGTGAAGTAACCGTTAGCGACCCCCACGCGCAGAGATACCAGATCAGTAAGCGACCTACTCCTGCTATCCTCCTGGAAAACGTCGAAGGAGTGTCGCTATACAATCTTCCAACTGAAGAGCTAGGGaatcctcgccttcttgagGAACTCAAGGATATGTATAACCTACTTACGGAAAAAGGGGTTGTTCATGGGGATCCAAAGCTCCACAACTTTCTACGTGTTGATAAGAAGATCGTTGCTATCGACTTTGAGTTGTCCCACCCTCTTCCTAGTGATATAACGAATGAGCATGAATTGGAGGACTTAAAGAGCGAGATTAAGGAACGGGAAGAGCAGGCACAGGAGGCAAAATTGGAACGTCTCGTCCGGGGCCCTGTTATTGTAAATGGTTTACGGGTACGAAGGAGGACGGATTTGCCGCGTTCCGGTATAACGACCTATAACGAGTAG
- a CDS encoding hypothetical protein (EggNog:ENOG503PXDT): protein MSHEISKLAACACSALFQTDDGLNEHIQEYRSREQYLLAEAKTCRTHWRTSDDRISQSDCDDNQDSKDNEVGNHTSTRREYKRDGGFYCPNRTCSTPKRVWKKQLLRRHFQQHVPCNEVCVECHKTMRLTSEFLRHAEKHVDIKDERKKVYIRATCDELRKLSDDQLNLALMKPKFGVTGLDSEAPESQKRKFGVAGLDSEASGTQHTVIHDHPHLQSSSAPFYSRSIDTESAITQSLSAMTPSSHIVGIADTYTDMSYSTEAQLQPDLLGASDSVPTLMNTWTTDSHRTTNPVNEVLETSRTQGLIVADQPHLQGSSQAHLDFLGTFDAPILQTLNNVPVSEAHNYGSKAPIMYSNTARESLMPSMYPGSETPAMYSGTVLGAKAPIMHSGTVFGSRAPVMYSGTALRSASFQDGSSVHAP from the exons ATGTCGCATGAGATTTCAAAGCTAGCAGCATGTGCTTGCTCGGCCCTTTTCCAAACAGATGATGGTTTGAATGAGCATATTCAAGAATATCGG TCCCGGGAGCAGTATCTGTTAGCCGAAGCCAAAACATGCCGAACCCATTGGAGAACCAGCGACGATCGAATTAGCCAAAGCGATTGCGACGATAATCAAGATAGTAAAGACAACGAGGTCGGCAATCATACGAGCACAAGAAGGGAATATAAACGCGACGGGGGATTTTATTGCCCTAACCGAACATGTTCAACGCCGAAACGGGTATGGAAAAAGCAGCTCCTCCGGCGGCATTTTCAGCAAC ATGTCCCCTGTAACGAAGTATGTGTGGAGTGTCACAAGACGATGAGGCTCACAAGCGAGTTCCTAAGGCATGCCGAGAAGCACGTCGACATAAAAGATGAAAGGAAGAAGGTATATATTAGGGCAACATGCGATGAATTACGCAAGCTTTCCGACGATCAGCTTAACCTCGCGTTGATGAAACCGAAGTTTGGAGTAACAGGTTTGGACTCAGAGGCGCCAGAAAGTCAGAAACGGAAGTTTGGAGTAGCAGGTTTGGACTCAGAGGCGTCAGGAACTCAACATACGGTAATCCACGACCATCCTCACTTGCAAAGCAGCAGTGCGCCCTTTTATAGCCGCTCGATCGATACCGAATCGGCTATAACACAATCACTTTCAGCAATGACGCCCAGTTCTCACATAGTTGGAATCGCCGACACTTACACGGACATGTCATATTCCACGGAAGCACAACTGCAGCCAGATCTCTTGGGAGCCTCTGATAGTGTTCCTACATTGATGAATACATGGACGACGGACAGCCACAGAACTACCAATCCAGTTAATGAAGTTTTGGAGACGTCAAGAACCCAAGGGTTGATAGTGGCCGACCAACCTCATTTGCAGGGCAGCAGCCAAGCACATCTGGACTTCTTAGGGACATTTGATGCTCCTATTCTGCAGACTTTGAACAATGTCCCAGTATCGGAAGCGCACAACTATGGGTCAAAGGCGCCAATCATGTATTCGAACACGGCCCGTGAATCTCTTATGCCCTCCATGTATCCTGGATCTGAGACACCAGCTATGTATTCAGGTACGGTTTTGGGGGCAAAGGCGCCGATTATGCATTCGGGTACGGTATTTGGTTCAAGGGCACCGGTCATGTATTCGGGGACGGCCTTGAGATCAGCGTCATTTCAAGATGGAAGCTCAGTTCATGCGCCATAG
- a CDS encoding hypothetical protein (EggNog:ENOG503PEJW; COG:S): protein MMSIETLDFAGQATDLVLEVGPKAVLLRVQAELLEKHSPVFKKMFLPDQTDSITFDGSGTRHISLPEDNPALFRALFYAIHGQFANVTALFTVLNFATILQTIALASKYGMVPVFNPWMGSLVLRIRRSLQLLDSSELLSCALILRFIGDIESLFLAIYILAHFASRDEEGRMILDSIQQPWSAEQYQTPATGYLQGIPIDAGLDLIGKTESEPILTPN, encoded by the coding sequence ATGATGAGTATCGAGACACTCGATTTTGCTGGCCAGGCGACTGATCTTGTGTTAGAAGTTGGCCCCAAAGCAGTTCTTCTGAGAGTACAGGCagagcttctcgagaaaCACTCGCCGGTCTTCAAGAAAATGTTTCTTCCAGACCAAACGGATTCTATCACATTTGACGGATCGGGTACACGACATATCTCGCTTCCGGAAGATAACCCTGCTCTATTTCGAGCCTTATTCTACGCTATCCACGGCCAGTTCGCCAATGTAACTGCCCTTTTCACTGTTCTCAACTTCGCGACAATTCTACAAACCATCGCATTGGCAAGCAAGTATGGAATGGTCCCAGTATTCAACCCATGGATGGGCAGTCTGGTTCTACGAATCCGAAGAAGCTTGCAGCTATTAGATAGCAGCGAGCTTCTGAGTTGCGCCCTGATTCTCAGATTTATCGGGGACATTGAAAGTCTATTTCTCGCCATCTACATTCTTGCCCATTTTGCCAGTCgggatgaagaaggcagGATGATTCTTGATTCCATACAGCAGCCTTGGTCGGCAGAGCAGTATCAGACGCCTGCGACAGGATATCTCCAAGGGATTCCAATTGATGCAGGCTTAGACCTGATAGGTAAGACAGAATCAGAACCCATTCTCACCCCTAACTAA
- a CDS encoding hypothetical protein (EggNog:ENOG503GDFH; COG:G; COG:M), which produces MNFQTDVSSCFWPVPVTGPGSQTVSPEYCLHEALFSQPTSHDNTYYSPVVWPPPPRSTLLAHPQGAPFYNPTMDAPNYHNQDSQRQECSQPPQSHTLWERPPPRRRRTTRSSSHVCELCNKFFTRRYNLSAHMETHNKDREHPFPCMGCTKRFVRKTDCERHYKSVHLKERPYFCGYCKQGFTRKDILSRSVEIPSLVEFFSIF; this is translated from the coding sequence ATGAATTTTCAGACCGATGTTTCGTCCTGCTTCTGGCCAGTCCCTGTAACAGGCCCGGGGTCGCAAACAGTCAGTCCAGAGTATTGTCTACATGAAGCCCTTTTCTCACAACCGACCAGCCATGACAACACATACTACAGCCCGGTCGTctggccaccacctccccgaaGCACGCTATTAGCCCATCCTCAAGGGGCACCTTTCTACAACCCGACCATGGATGCACCTAACTACCACAACCAGGACTCCCAGAGACAAGAGTGTAGCCAGCCACCGCAATCTCACACGCTGTGGGAAAGGCCACCGCCTCGCCGCAGACGTACAACCCGTTCCTCATCACACGTTTGCGAACTGTGCAATAAATTTTTCACACGGAGATACAATTTGTCTGCTCACATGGAAACACATAACAAAGATCGAGAGCACCCCTTTCCCTGTATGGGATGTACGAAAAGATTTGTTCGTAAGACGGATTGCGAACGCCATTACAAAAGTGTTCATCTGAAGGAAAGGCCTTACTTCTGTGGGTATTGCAAGCAAGGATTTACCCGCAAAGACATCCTCTCAAGGTCAGTAGAAATACCGAGCTTAGTTGAATTCTTTTCTATTTTCTAA